In a single window of the Biomphalaria glabrata chromosome 13, xgBioGlab47.1, whole genome shotgun sequence genome:
- the LOC106061710 gene encoding kazrin-like isoform X2 has translation MDPPKSKIKRFKFSFRKSQNESNMPEIDQILDYNRQHPIPGEISPTDSVSTLNSDPYVPDSDTLQKKQRMRQLQRPVSMDASCLATDSQRQKVSSVKIRNSRSAVVSSSQIATHTSESKKTIVSGQISTVASETKTITTSGRQTPKTEQQHNSDPNTKTSTTSKSQSVSFFLSEEKEEAKSSAASKKDLSLPSGSSLSHSSLAKDAKPKNVVLRSLSSPPPKTVAASTGPKTVAASTAPKTVATSTAPKTAAASTAPTKETPLPPETKPLVADKTEKTTMVVQPCPRYSLGFLNHVQNRHTFSKAVSKQNEVATTAIQSLDCLNDQIVQYIVSAQCQGAKDGRASDESVQSSMVLIRRLLLDAQVRFRKMVEDNRQLANHIDTSIQAANQEVTLLKAELASTNKKLSQFGVKDDMGKVDKGIQVDRNFVEELSKGDKSDSDKEDMEVTVQSLTRENEQLLEDYKHLIEEHDALKCTQDDIKRENENLKAENARLETQLKSLKKDFDEVRMVKLEAVHSDSKPSYGEIKLELIQAKQELNRAKEVLQGMKSDRKRLKGEKLDLLSQMKQLYTTLEEKETELRDFIHNYEQRVKESDDIIKQLAKEKENVENEKWEIITKAKDAAERSMILKTQLDAKEQALKEAEAQLKELRDQLASQDNNVTSTTGHTSQGETIITDIDDDSIVAAEDNGFSTMEESSVLNCTFNTDLDNGAQVISTSPISITDSNDNSSLVFRWFTQSSDFELPLESKPSKKKKKNFGGSLSRVFSKGRMRRSIAVPHAESIITEDTCPKLCVLSQDNYQEKLNTIEKMVGVHMKEWRAHQVLAWLEITLAMPMYAQNCLLNVKSGLILLGLSDSELSAALGVTNPMHRRKLRIAIEQHRNPNEIKYIKGSEMDPTWIAHRFLPDLGLPQYTDVFEEQLCDGHVLNTLTRRDLEKYFSVHRKFHQSSILHAIELLRRIDFNKEKLYHRRNLCEDKDFDLIVWTNERLMKWTRKIDLGEYSEALIESGVHGAMMVLEPSFNSDTLASILGIPPSKSYIRRHLATELEIILKPARAALDNVEAKSIDNSKNNSNRSRKSLQEKNLQVAADKGRRKSAEEGRSRLSFRGSLGRAFGKKVRDDLKMNLDTSKISAPIPIQHSSLSSLDNNSELLRKGFCVKDPQKDVYNSKPLKNPQINGLVTQDMRRLCLTKSDQTLHKSTDYNGSDAKNPKTNLDKSCQDILLEGVKILQDGVDSNEISSIGSSQETLTDQPSKLERNNNLQKNMAGVQTQLPYQSLPEIPQKSQSSPIISPHVASLLLSTIPNKSTTSPASNTKSTSTKLFSRHSSWLEEDNCPQKKKSLLKLSSDKSQRHSSSSLVESLLRLDHRSEVKKSTTPETKDRLNSVGLKQNILPQTTSV, from the exons ATGGATCCGCctaaatcaaaaatcaaaagaTTCAAGTTCTCATTCCGAAAGAGTCAGAACGAATCGAACATGCCTGAGATTGATCAGATACTGGATTATAATAGACAGCACCCGATCCCAGGGGAGATTAGTCCAACAGATTCTGTCAGTACTTTAAACTCTGACCCATACGTCCCAGACTCGGACACGCTCCAGAAAAAGCAGCGCATGAGACAACTGCAGCGCCCAGTTTCTATGGACGCCAGCTGTTTAGCCACCGACTCGCAGCGTCAGAAAGTGTCGTCTGTGAAGATCAGAAACAGCAGGTCGGCTGTGGTGTCTTCCTCCCAGATCGCGACACATACATCGGAGAGCAAAAAGACAATCGTATCAGGTCAGATTTCTACAGTTGCTTCTGAGACAAAGACAATAACAACGTCAGGTCGGCAAACTCCAAAGACTGAGCAGCAACATAATTCGGATCCAAACACTAAAACATCCACCACAAGTAAGTCCCAGTCcgtgtctttctttctttcagaaGAGAAGGAAGAAGCAAAATCTTCCGCAGCCAGCAAGAAAGACCTAAGCCTTCCCTCAGGCTCGTCACTATCACACTCATCCCTCGCTAAGGACGCCAAGCCTAAAAACGTTGTTTTAAGATCGCTTTCGAGTCCCCCACCGAAGACTGTCGCCGCCTCTACGGGACCGAAGACTGTTGCCGCCTCTACGGCACCGAAGACTGTTGCCACCTCTACGGCACCGAAGACTGCTGCCGCCTCTACGGCACCCACCAAGGAAACACCTTTGCCCCCAGAGACGAAGCCGTTAGTTGCTGACAAAACGGAAAAGACCACCATGGTAGTCCAACCTTGCCCCAGATACAGTCTTGGATTTCTCAATCACGTCCAGAACAGACACACATTTTCGAAGGCCGTCTCGAAACAAAACGAAGTGGCTACCACAG CCATCCAATCACTTGACTGCTTGAACGATCAGATTGTCCAGTACATAGTCTCCGCCCAGTGCCAGGGTGCTAAAGATGGCCGGGCATCTGACGAGTCTGTCCAGTCTTCCATGGTACTCATTCGGCGACTTTTGCTCGACGCTCAGGTTCGGTTTCGTAAGATGGTAGAGGATAATCGTCAGTTGGCTAATCACATTGATACGTCAATTCAG GCAGCCAATCAGGAAGTAACTTTGCTTAAAGCAGAGCTAGcttcaactaataaaaaacTGAGTCAGTTTGGGGTTAAAGACGACATGGGCAAAGTGGACAAAGGTATTCAAGTGGACAGAAATTTCGTAGAAG AACTGAGCAAGGGAGATAAAAGTGACTCAGACAAAGAAGACATGGAGGTAACTGTGCAGAGCCTGACCAGAGAGAATGAGCAATTATTGGAAGACTACAAACATTTAATAGAGGAGCATGATGCTTTAAAGTGTACCCAGGATGATATCAAA CGTGAAAATGAAAACTTGAAAGCTGAAAATGCAAGGCTTGAGACGCAGCTCAAAAGtttgaagaaagattttgatgAAGTTCGAATGGTGAAACTAGAAGCTGTACATTCTGATTCTAAGCCTAGCTATGGGGAAATAAAGCTGGAGTTGATCCAAGCAAAGCAAGAACTGAATAGAGCAAAGGAAGTTCTTCAAG GTATGAAGAGCGATCGTAAAAGGTTGAAGGGTGAGAAGCTTGACCTACTCAGCCAGATGAAGCAACTCTACACGACTTTggaagaaaaagagacagagttACGAGACTTCATTCACAATTATGAGCAGAGAGTCAAAGAAAGTGATGACATAATCAAACAA cttgCAAAAGAGAAGGAAAATGTTGAAAATGAAAAATGGGAGATCATCACAAAGGCAAAAGATGCTGCAGAAAGatcaatgattttaaaaactcAGCTTGATGCTAAAGAACAGGCTTTAAAAGAGGCTGAAGCACAACTGAAAGAG TTGCGGGACCAACTGGCAAGTCAAGATAATAATGTCACCTCCACAACTGGTCACACTAGTCAAGGGGAAACAATCATCACTGATATTGATGATGACAGCATTGTGGCTGCAGAAGATAATGGCTTTAGTACCATGGAAGAATCTTCAGTGTTAAACTGTACCTTCAATACAGACCTTGATAATGGAGCACAAg TGATCAGTACCAGTCCCATCAGTATTACAGATTCCAATGACAACTCCAGCCTTGTGTTCCGGTGGTTTACACAAAGTTCAGACTTTGAGCTACCATTGGAGTCCAAGCCTagcaaaaaaaagaagaaaaactttGGTGGATCTCTATCTAGAGTGTTTAGTAAGGGCAGAATGAGACGGTCCATTGCAGTGCCACATGCAGAGAGTATTATAACAGAAG ACACATGTCCAAAGCTGTGTGTTCTTAGCCAAGACAACTATCAGGAGAAACTCAACACTATAGAAAAGATGGTTGGTGTTCATATGAAGGAGTGGCGAGCCCATCAGGTGTTGGCTTGGTTAGAGATAACTCTGGCCATGCCCATGTATGCCCAGAACTGTCTTCTAAATGTTAAGAGTGGACTG ATTCTTTTAGGCCTTAGTGATAGTGAATTGAGTGCAGCCTTAGGTGTCACAAACCCAATGCATAGAAGAAAATTGCGTATTGCCATTGAACAACATAGAAATCCAAATGAaat AAAATATATCAAGGGAAGTGAGATGGACCCAACCTGGATAGCTCATCGCTTTCTTCCAGATCTTGGCCTGCCACAGTACACTGATGTCTTTGAGGAACAACTTTGTGATGGGCATGTCCTGAACACTTTGACCAGAAGAGACCTTGAGAAATATTTTTCAGTTCACAGAAAGTTTCATCAGTCTTCCATATTGCATGCTATTGAACTTCTCAGACGTATTGATTTCAACAAAGAG AAATTATATCATCGAAGAAATCTCTGTGAAGATAAAGATTTCGACTTGATTGTGTGGACTAATGAAAGACTTATGAAATGGACCAGAAAAATTGACCTTGGA GAGTACAGTGAGGCTTTGATTGAGAGTGGTGTCCATGGGGCTATGATGGTGTTAGAACCCTCTTTTAATTCAGACACTTTGGCATCTATTCTGGGTATTCCACCATCAAAGTCCTACATCAGACGTCATTTGGCCACAGAGCTGGaaataatattaaaacctgccag GGCAGCTTTAGACAATGTTGAGGCTAAGAGCATTGACAACAGTAAGAACAACTCAAACAGAAGCCGGAAAAGTTTGCAGGAGAAAAATCTCCAGGTGGCAGCAGACAAGGGTCGCAGAAAGTCTGCAGAAGAAGGAAGGTCGAGACTGAGTTTTAGG gGCTCTCTTGGCCGAGCTTTTGGGAAGAAAGTACGAGATGACTTAAAAATGAATTTGGACACATCTAAAATCTCAGCTCCAATACCGATTCAGCATTCTAGTCTTTCATCATTGGATAATAATTCAGAGCTTTTAAGAAAAGGATTCTGTGTCAAAGATCCCCAGAAAGATGTTTACAACAGTAAGCCCCTTAAAAATCCTCAAATTAATGGGCTGGTGACACAAGATATGCGGAGGCTGTGTTTAACAAAGTCAGACCAGACATTGCACAAAAGTACAGACTACAATGGTTCTGATGCCAAAAATCCAAAGACTAATTTGGATAAATCTTGTCAGGATATTCTTCTAGAAGGAGTTAAGATTCTTCAGGATGGAGTGGACAGCAATGAAATATCCTCAATTGGATCGTCACAGGAAACTCTTACTGATCAACCATCTAAATTGGAAAGAAACAAcaatttgcaaaaaaatatgGCTGGCGTTCAAACACAGCTTCCTTATCAATCTTTACCAGAAATACCCCAAAAATCCCAGAGCAGTCCGATTATTTCACCACATGTTGCCAGCTTGCTGTTGTCCACAATACCAAACAAGTCCACAACATCTCCAGCATCAAATACAAAAAGTACTAGCACTAAGCTGTTCTCAAGGCACAGCAGCTGGCTAGAGGAAGACAACTGTCCACAGAAGAAAAAATCGCTGCTGAAGCTCTCCAGTGACAAATCTCAGAGACACAGCAGCAGCAGTTTGGTAGAGAGCCTGTTACGGCTTGATCACAGGTCTGAGGTTAAGAAAAGCACAACTCCTGAAACTAAAGACAGACTAAACTCAGTTggactaaaacaaaatattcttcCCCAAACAACTTCTGTATAA
- the LOC106061710 gene encoding kazrin-like isoform X1 has product MDPPKSKIKRFKFSFRKSQNESNMPEIDQILDYNRQHPIPGEISPTDSVSTLNSDPYVPDSDTLQKKQRMRQLQRPVSMDASCLATDSQRQKVSSVKIRNSRSAVVSSSQIATHTSESKKTIVSGQISTVASETKTITTSGRQTPKTEQQHNSDPNTKTSTTSKSQSVSFFLSEEKEEAKSSAASKKDLSLPSGSSLSHSSLAKDAKPKNVVLRSLSSPPPKTVAASTGPKTVAASTAPKTVATSTAPKTAAASTAPTKETPLPPETKPLVADKTEKTTMVVQPCPRYSLGFLNHVQNRHTFSKAVSKQNEVATTAIQSLDCLNDQIVQYIVSAQCQGAKDGRASDESVQSSMVLIRRLLLDAQVRFRKMVEDNRQLANHIDTSIQAANQEVTLLKAELASTNKKLSQFGVKDDMGKVDKGIQVDRNFVEELSKGDKSDSDKEDMEVTVQSLTRENEQLLEDYKHLIEEHDALKCTQDDIKRENENLKAENARLETQLKSLKKDFDEVRMVKLEAVHSDSKPSYGEIKLELIQAKQELNRAKEVLQGMKSDRKRLKGEKLDLLSQMKQLYTTLEEKETELRDFIHNYEQRVKESDDIIKQLAKEKENVENEKWEIITKAKDAAERSMILKTQLDAKEQALKEAEAQLKELRDQLASQDNNVTSTTGHTSQGETIITDIDDDSIVAAEDNGFSTMEESSVLNCTFNTDLDNGAQVISTSPISITDSNDNSSLVFRWFTQSSDFELPLESKPSKKKKKNFGGSLSRVFSKGRMRRSIAVPHAESIITEDTCPKLCVLSQDNYQEKLNTIEKMVGVHMKEWRAHQVLAWLEITLAMPMYAQNCLLNVKSGLILLGLSDSELSAALGVTNPMHRRKLRIAIEQHRNPNEIKYIKGSEMDPTWIAHRFLPDLGLPQYTDVFEEQLCDGHVLNTLTRRDLEKYFSVHRKFHQSSILHAIELLRRIDFNKEKLYHRRNLCEDKDFDLIVWTNERLMKWTRKIDLGEYSEALIESGVHGAMMVLEPSFNSDTLASILGIPPSKSYIRRHLATELEIILKPARSYQKGIKILRAALDNVEAKSIDNSKNNSNRSRKSLQEKNLQVAADKGRRKSAEEGRSRLSFRGSLGRAFGKKVRDDLKMNLDTSKISAPIPIQHSSLSSLDNNSELLRKGFCVKDPQKDVYNSKPLKNPQINGLVTQDMRRLCLTKSDQTLHKSTDYNGSDAKNPKTNLDKSCQDILLEGVKILQDGVDSNEISSIGSSQETLTDQPSKLERNNNLQKNMAGVQTQLPYQSLPEIPQKSQSSPIISPHVASLLLSTIPNKSTTSPASNTKSTSTKLFSRHSSWLEEDNCPQKKKSLLKLSSDKSQRHSSSSLVESLLRLDHRSEVKKSTTPETKDRLNSVGLKQNILPQTTSV; this is encoded by the exons ATGGATCCGCctaaatcaaaaatcaaaagaTTCAAGTTCTCATTCCGAAAGAGTCAGAACGAATCGAACATGCCTGAGATTGATCAGATACTGGATTATAATAGACAGCACCCGATCCCAGGGGAGATTAGTCCAACAGATTCTGTCAGTACTTTAAACTCTGACCCATACGTCCCAGACTCGGACACGCTCCAGAAAAAGCAGCGCATGAGACAACTGCAGCGCCCAGTTTCTATGGACGCCAGCTGTTTAGCCACCGACTCGCAGCGTCAGAAAGTGTCGTCTGTGAAGATCAGAAACAGCAGGTCGGCTGTGGTGTCTTCCTCCCAGATCGCGACACATACATCGGAGAGCAAAAAGACAATCGTATCAGGTCAGATTTCTACAGTTGCTTCTGAGACAAAGACAATAACAACGTCAGGTCGGCAAACTCCAAAGACTGAGCAGCAACATAATTCGGATCCAAACACTAAAACATCCACCACAAGTAAGTCCCAGTCcgtgtctttctttctttcagaaGAGAAGGAAGAAGCAAAATCTTCCGCAGCCAGCAAGAAAGACCTAAGCCTTCCCTCAGGCTCGTCACTATCACACTCATCCCTCGCTAAGGACGCCAAGCCTAAAAACGTTGTTTTAAGATCGCTTTCGAGTCCCCCACCGAAGACTGTCGCCGCCTCTACGGGACCGAAGACTGTTGCCGCCTCTACGGCACCGAAGACTGTTGCCACCTCTACGGCACCGAAGACTGCTGCCGCCTCTACGGCACCCACCAAGGAAACACCTTTGCCCCCAGAGACGAAGCCGTTAGTTGCTGACAAAACGGAAAAGACCACCATGGTAGTCCAACCTTGCCCCAGATACAGTCTTGGATTTCTCAATCACGTCCAGAACAGACACACATTTTCGAAGGCCGTCTCGAAACAAAACGAAGTGGCTACCACAG CCATCCAATCACTTGACTGCTTGAACGATCAGATTGTCCAGTACATAGTCTCCGCCCAGTGCCAGGGTGCTAAAGATGGCCGGGCATCTGACGAGTCTGTCCAGTCTTCCATGGTACTCATTCGGCGACTTTTGCTCGACGCTCAGGTTCGGTTTCGTAAGATGGTAGAGGATAATCGTCAGTTGGCTAATCACATTGATACGTCAATTCAG GCAGCCAATCAGGAAGTAACTTTGCTTAAAGCAGAGCTAGcttcaactaataaaaaacTGAGTCAGTTTGGGGTTAAAGACGACATGGGCAAAGTGGACAAAGGTATTCAAGTGGACAGAAATTTCGTAGAAG AACTGAGCAAGGGAGATAAAAGTGACTCAGACAAAGAAGACATGGAGGTAACTGTGCAGAGCCTGACCAGAGAGAATGAGCAATTATTGGAAGACTACAAACATTTAATAGAGGAGCATGATGCTTTAAAGTGTACCCAGGATGATATCAAA CGTGAAAATGAAAACTTGAAAGCTGAAAATGCAAGGCTTGAGACGCAGCTCAAAAGtttgaagaaagattttgatgAAGTTCGAATGGTGAAACTAGAAGCTGTACATTCTGATTCTAAGCCTAGCTATGGGGAAATAAAGCTGGAGTTGATCCAAGCAAAGCAAGAACTGAATAGAGCAAAGGAAGTTCTTCAAG GTATGAAGAGCGATCGTAAAAGGTTGAAGGGTGAGAAGCTTGACCTACTCAGCCAGATGAAGCAACTCTACACGACTTTggaagaaaaagagacagagttACGAGACTTCATTCACAATTATGAGCAGAGAGTCAAAGAAAGTGATGACATAATCAAACAA cttgCAAAAGAGAAGGAAAATGTTGAAAATGAAAAATGGGAGATCATCACAAAGGCAAAAGATGCTGCAGAAAGatcaatgattttaaaaactcAGCTTGATGCTAAAGAACAGGCTTTAAAAGAGGCTGAAGCACAACTGAAAGAG TTGCGGGACCAACTGGCAAGTCAAGATAATAATGTCACCTCCACAACTGGTCACACTAGTCAAGGGGAAACAATCATCACTGATATTGATGATGACAGCATTGTGGCTGCAGAAGATAATGGCTTTAGTACCATGGAAGAATCTTCAGTGTTAAACTGTACCTTCAATACAGACCTTGATAATGGAGCACAAg TGATCAGTACCAGTCCCATCAGTATTACAGATTCCAATGACAACTCCAGCCTTGTGTTCCGGTGGTTTACACAAAGTTCAGACTTTGAGCTACCATTGGAGTCCAAGCCTagcaaaaaaaagaagaaaaactttGGTGGATCTCTATCTAGAGTGTTTAGTAAGGGCAGAATGAGACGGTCCATTGCAGTGCCACATGCAGAGAGTATTATAACAGAAG ACACATGTCCAAAGCTGTGTGTTCTTAGCCAAGACAACTATCAGGAGAAACTCAACACTATAGAAAAGATGGTTGGTGTTCATATGAAGGAGTGGCGAGCCCATCAGGTGTTGGCTTGGTTAGAGATAACTCTGGCCATGCCCATGTATGCCCAGAACTGTCTTCTAAATGTTAAGAGTGGACTG ATTCTTTTAGGCCTTAGTGATAGTGAATTGAGTGCAGCCTTAGGTGTCACAAACCCAATGCATAGAAGAAAATTGCGTATTGCCATTGAACAACATAGAAATCCAAATGAaat AAAATATATCAAGGGAAGTGAGATGGACCCAACCTGGATAGCTCATCGCTTTCTTCCAGATCTTGGCCTGCCACAGTACACTGATGTCTTTGAGGAACAACTTTGTGATGGGCATGTCCTGAACACTTTGACCAGAAGAGACCTTGAGAAATATTTTTCAGTTCACAGAAAGTTTCATCAGTCTTCCATATTGCATGCTATTGAACTTCTCAGACGTATTGATTTCAACAAAGAG AAATTATATCATCGAAGAAATCTCTGTGAAGATAAAGATTTCGACTTGATTGTGTGGACTAATGAAAGACTTATGAAATGGACCAGAAAAATTGACCTTGGA GAGTACAGTGAGGCTTTGATTGAGAGTGGTGTCCATGGGGCTATGATGGTGTTAGAACCCTCTTTTAATTCAGACACTTTGGCATCTATTCTGGGTATTCCACCATCAAAGTCCTACATCAGACGTCATTTGGCCACAGAGCTGGaaataatattaaaacctgccag GTCTTACCAAAAAGGAATAAAAATTCTAAG GGCAGCTTTAGACAATGTTGAGGCTAAGAGCATTGACAACAGTAAGAACAACTCAAACAGAAGCCGGAAAAGTTTGCAGGAGAAAAATCTCCAGGTGGCAGCAGACAAGGGTCGCAGAAAGTCTGCAGAAGAAGGAAGGTCGAGACTGAGTTTTAGG gGCTCTCTTGGCCGAGCTTTTGGGAAGAAAGTACGAGATGACTTAAAAATGAATTTGGACACATCTAAAATCTCAGCTCCAATACCGATTCAGCATTCTAGTCTTTCATCATTGGATAATAATTCAGAGCTTTTAAGAAAAGGATTCTGTGTCAAAGATCCCCAGAAAGATGTTTACAACAGTAAGCCCCTTAAAAATCCTCAAATTAATGGGCTGGTGACACAAGATATGCGGAGGCTGTGTTTAACAAAGTCAGACCAGACATTGCACAAAAGTACAGACTACAATGGTTCTGATGCCAAAAATCCAAAGACTAATTTGGATAAATCTTGTCAGGATATTCTTCTAGAAGGAGTTAAGATTCTTCAGGATGGAGTGGACAGCAATGAAATATCCTCAATTGGATCGTCACAGGAAACTCTTACTGATCAACCATCTAAATTGGAAAGAAACAAcaatttgcaaaaaaatatgGCTGGCGTTCAAACACAGCTTCCTTATCAATCTTTACCAGAAATACCCCAAAAATCCCAGAGCAGTCCGATTATTTCACCACATGTTGCCAGCTTGCTGTTGTCCACAATACCAAACAAGTCCACAACATCTCCAGCATCAAATACAAAAAGTACTAGCACTAAGCTGTTCTCAAGGCACAGCAGCTGGCTAGAGGAAGACAACTGTCCACAGAAGAAAAAATCGCTGCTGAAGCTCTCCAGTGACAAATCTCAGAGACACAGCAGCAGCAGTTTGGTAGAGAGCCTGTTACGGCTTGATCACAGGTCTGAGGTTAAGAAAAGCACAACTCCTGAAACTAAAGACAGACTAAACTCAGTTggactaaaacaaaatattcttcCCCAAACAACTTCTGTATAA